The Euzebyales bacterium genome includes a region encoding these proteins:
- a CDS encoding YdhR family protein, which yields MNVLIVTFRLDGMSAAEYAQACEEVAPLFTAVPGLVAKVWLADPASNAYGGVYLFTNSDAVAAYLASDLFHRLADTPGLGDVTVDDFGVLERPTSLTARAINVAA from the coding sequence ATGAACGTGTTGATTGTGACCTTCCGCCTCGACGGCATGTCTGCAGCCGAGTACGCGCAGGCCTGCGAGGAGGTCGCGCCACTGTTCACGGCGGTACCCGGGCTCGTCGCGAAGGTGTGGCTGGCGGATCCCGCGTCGAATGCCTACGGCGGGGTGTACCTGTTCACCAACTCCGACGCTGTCGCTGCGTACCTCGCGTCCGATCTGTTCCACCGGCTCGCCGACACCCCGGGCCTGGGCGACGTCACGGTTGACGACTTCGGCGTGCTGGAGCGTCCGACGAGTCTGACCGCCCGAGCGATCAACGTCGCAGCATGA